In Paenibacillus algicola, a genomic segment contains:
- the udk gene encoding uridine kinase, with amino-acid sequence MLIIGIAGGTGSGKTTVARSVIDRLGPGKVTFISQDNYYKDNPHLSLEERESINYDHPFAFDTELLVEHLQLLKSGQRAEAPVYDFTTHARSKQETVELTPGHITILEGLHVLSDENLRPLLDIKVFVDTDPDVRILRRVVRDIEDRGRTIQSIYDQYLSTVKPMHEAFIEPSKKYADIIIPEGGENEVGIQLLSILTEKYLSGERTWGS; translated from the coding sequence ATGCTCATTATTGGAATCGCCGGCGGCACCGGCTCTGGCAAAACAACGGTGGCCCGCTCGGTTATTGATCGTCTGGGACCCGGTAAAGTGACATTTATATCTCAGGATAATTATTATAAGGACAACCCCCACCTCAGTCTGGAGGAGCGGGAGAGCATCAATTATGATCACCCGTTTGCTTTTGACACCGAGCTGCTGGTAGAGCATCTCCAGCTGCTGAAATCAGGTCAGCGTGCAGAAGCCCCGGTGTATGACTTTACTACCCATGCCCGCTCCAAGCAGGAGACGGTAGAGCTTACACCCGGTCATATCACGATCCTTGAAGGCCTGCATGTGCTGTCAGATGAGAATCTGCGCCCGCTGCTGGACATCAAGGTATTCGTGGATACGGATCCGGATGTACGGATTCTGCGCCGGGTGGTGCGCGATATCGAGGATCGCGGCCGCACCATCCAGTCGATTTATGATCAGTATCTGAGCACGGTCAAGCCCATGCACGAGGCCTTTATCGAGCCCTCGAAGAAGTACGCTGACATTATTATCCCCGAAGGCGGAGAGAATGAGGTCGGCATTCAGCTGCTGTCGATTCTGACCGAGAAATATTTAAGCGGTGAACGCACCTGGGGCAGCTAG
- a CDS encoding glycosyltransferase family protein: MSFMKPSLIQAYGSYEIPDMIQRLFQLSHSLAAQGIDMSMIGFRMEDSYFAYSITPPDLIPFASTGGNGIHFGFLTEFGRISRLEEASIVCVTPTDNPPIRLMARNLQEFLDLIVSVHHVETLERWWAYKGLNQPPWEEEAWADDTPLWLQEHHQVIQEALKQHFGAAPRPVLPYFQEILLERQQNCAIDTSDGLGIAGSPAASAGRYPFRDGCPEDEAELQRMSAFFMTSCLEEKLAMLRDLNFRYVHDAMGPPSPVFELMQQFLLSLGLQAEADRMFVIDRF, encoded by the coding sequence ATGTCTTTTATGAAGCCCTCGCTGATTCAGGCCTATGGCAGCTACGAGATTCCCGATATGATTCAACGCCTGTTCCAGCTGAGTCATTCACTTGCAGCACAAGGTATCGACATGAGCATGATTGGCTTTCGCATGGAGGATAGCTATTTTGCTTATTCTATTACACCGCCGGACCTTATTCCTTTTGCCAGCACTGGGGGGAATGGCATCCACTTCGGTTTTTTAACCGAATTCGGGAGAATCTCCCGGCTGGAGGAAGCCAGCATTGTCTGTGTCACTCCTACAGACAATCCTCCTATCCGCTTGATGGCACGAAACCTTCAGGAGTTTCTGGATCTGATTGTATCCGTTCATCACGTAGAAACCCTGGAACGCTGGTGGGCGTACAAAGGTCTGAACCAGCCCCCATGGGAGGAAGAAGCCTGGGCTGACGATACTCCGCTGTGGCTTCAAGAACACCATCAGGTCATCCAGGAAGCACTGAAGCAGCATTTTGGAGCAGCCCCCCGGCCAGTCCTCCCCTATTTCCAGGAGATCCTGCTGGAAAGGCAGCAAAATTGCGCGATTGACACTTCCGACGGATTGGGAATCGCAGGCAGCCCTGCTGCCTCTGCTGGACGCTATCCCTTTAGGGACGGGTGTCCGGAGGATGAGGCGGAGCTGCAGCGGATGAGCGCTTTTTTTATGACGTCCTGTCTGGAAGAGAAGCTTGCGATGCTCCGGGATTTAAACTTCAGGTATGTGCATGATGCTATGGGCCCTCCTTCTCCCGTTTTTGAATTAATGCAGCAATTTCTGCTTTCACTTGGCCTGCAGGCGGAGGCTGACCGAATGTTTGTCATTGATCGCTTCTAA